In a single window of the Rhodamnia argentea isolate NSW1041297 chromosome 2, ASM2092103v1, whole genome shotgun sequence genome:
- the LOC115752461 gene encoding exocyst complex component EXO70A1: MDSPEKSLHSPMPIDDAEELILRWDSTASEDAREKMIFESHRDEIDRYLRAVDELHRSMSSVSLSEGGGGGGGGDEQGDKVSSTVQIAMARLEDEFRNILLSHTSPLEADSLTTESSSSVHSSISSADGAEVHLYVDDDSTHKGLDLSSDEVKAESSRRSSISYRSTSSIREIDLVPSEAVYDLRCIAERMISCGYLRECVQVYGSVRKSAVDASFRRLGFEKLSIGDIQRLEWDALEVKIRRWIRAAKACIRVLFASEKKLCEEIFYGIGTKIEDACFMETVKGPALQLFNFAEAISISRRSPEKLFKILDLHDALMDLIPDIDVVFQCKSAESIRVQAAEILSRLGEAARGILSEFENAVLREPSQVPVPGGTIHPLTRYVMNYISLISDYKLTLSGLIVSKPSTGSRYSGDPTIPDMEFAEFEGKSPLALHLIWIIVILQFNLEGKSKHYRDNSLAHLFMMNNVHYIVQKVKGSPELREMIGDDYLRKMTGKFRQLATSYQRATWVSVLYCLRDEGLHASGGFSSGVSRNALRERFKAFNAMFDEVHRTQATWLVPDPQLREELRISISEKLIPAYRSFLGRFRSHIESGRHPENYIKYSVEDLETAVLDFFEGYPVSQHLRRRSH; this comes from the coding sequence ATGGACTCGCCGGAAAAATCCCTTCACAGCCCCATGCCCATCGATGATGCCGAGGAGCTAATCCTCCGCTGGGACTCCACGGCCTCGGAGGACGCCCGGGAGAAGATGATCTTCGAGTCCCACCGCGACGAGATCGACCGCTACCTCCGCGCCGTCGACGAGCTCCACCGCTCCATGTCGTCCGTCAGCCTGTCGgagggtggcggcggcggcggcggcggcgacgagcAGGGCGATAAGGTCAGCTCCACGGTCCAGATCGCCATGGCGAGGCTGGAGGACGAGTTCCGCAACATCCTCCTGAGTCACACCAGTCCACTCGAAGCTGACTCGCTCACGACCGAGTCGTCCTCCTCGGTCCACTCCTCGATCTCCTCCGCCGACGGCGCCGAAGTCCACCTCTACGTCGACGACGATTCGACGCACAAGGGGCTGGATCTGAGCTCCGACGAAGTGAAGGCCGAATCGAGCAGGAGGAGCAGCATCAGCTATCGGTCCACGAGCAGCATCCGCGAGATTGATCTCGTGCCATCTGAGGCGGTCTACGACCTCCGATGCATCGCGGAGAGGATGATCTCGTGCGGTTACCTGCGTGAGTGCGTTCAAGTGTACGGAAGCGTGAGGAAATCAGCCGTTGACGCGAGCTTTAGAAGATTAGGGTTTGAGAAGCTGAGCATTGGGGATATACAGAGGCTTGAGTGGGACGCTCTGGAGGTGAAAATCAGGCGGTGGATTCGCGCCGCGAAGGCTTGCATTAGGGTTTTGTTCGCAAGTGAGAAGAAGCTGTGCGAAGAGATTTTCTACGGCATTGGTACTAAAATTGAGGATGCTTGCTTTATGGAGACTGTGAAGGGACCTGCTTTACAGTTGTTTAATTTCGCGGAGGCCATTAGCATCAGCAGAAGGTCACCCGAGAAGCTGTTCAAGATTTTGGACCTCCATGATGCTCTGATGGATTTGATTCCGGATATTGATGTAGTTTTTCAGTGTAAATCGGCCGAGTCAATACGGGTTCAGGCGGCCGAGATTCTGTCCCGGCTCGGGGAGGCCGCACGGGGAATTCTGTCCGAGTTTGAGAACGCTGTGCTGCGGGAGCCATCGCAGGTCCCAGTGCCGGGCGGGACGATTCATCCCTTGACGAGGTATGTGATGAACTACATCAGTTTGATATCGGATTATAAGCTGACCTTGTCCGGGCTCATAGTGTCGAAGCCGTCGACGGGTTCGAGGTACTCAGGCGATCCTACGATCCCGGATATGGAGTTTGCGGAATTCGAAGGGAAGAGCCCTCTGGCGCTTCATTTGATTTGGATTATTGTGATCTTGCAATTTAATTTGGAGGGCAAGTCCAAGCACTATAGAGATAACTCACTAGCACACCTGTTTATGATGAACAATGTACATTACATTGTTCAAAAGGTGAAAGGGTCACCGGAGTTGAGGGAAATGATTGGTGACGATTATCTGAGGAAGATGACCGGCAAGTTTAGGCAGTTAGCGACTAGTTACCAGCGAGCAACGTGGGTTAGTGTATTGTATTGCCTAAGAGATGAGGGCCTACATGCCAGCGGTGGCTTCTCATCTGGGGTGTCAAGAAATGCTCTTAGGGAGAGGTTCAAGGCTTTCAATGCCATGTTTGATGAGGTTCATCGGACTCAGGCCACATGGCTTGTGCCTGACCCTCAGCTTAGGGAGGAGCTTCGCATTTCTATATCGGAGAAGTTGATTCCGGCTTACAGGTCATTCTTAGGGCGTTTCAGAAGCCATATTGAAAGCGGGAGGCACCCGGAGAACTATATAAAGTACTCAGTTGAGGATTTGGAGACTGCTGTCTTGGATTTCTTCGAGGGATACCCTGTATCTCAGCACCTGAGGAGGAGATCCCATTGA
- the LOC115752818 gene encoding transmembrane protein 87A isoform X1, which yields MSRPNGFLSALSLLCASICLSYGSVHEYNGDRFVSKGNAFFFHGGSEGIYSSSPTSSPNDTAVPSNGESFIKFEKIKFRRPKEYANSSSELIQAIVFEVEDRETIGGSAYGGQKAVCCTADLAKLGVCKRGRIIHRPSLKNIDWPQVFGVSFGIDDQVVAMPAKLIPITGTGMYNLYFIHCDPNLKELTIEGKTIWKNPTGYLPGRMAPLMIFYGFMSFAFVILGVFWFSQYARFWREVLPLQNCITLVITLGMFEMALWYFDYAEFNETGIRPIGITVWAVTFGTIKRTVARLIILMVAMGYGVVRPTLGGITSKVIMLGLTFFLASEVLELVENAGAVSDLSGKARLFLVLPVGLLDAFFILWIFSSLSATLSKLQARRMMVKLDIYRKFTNALAVAVIVSVGWLCYELYFKSKDAYNELWQNAWVIPAFWQVLSFSLLCVICALWAPSQSSMRYAYSGEAGDEFDKEETNLILIKPSPMPSKDVHSVQDARAMHGGNGAADGMEEKTE from the exons ATGTCTCGGCCCAACGGCTTCCTCTCGGCTCTTTCGCTTCTCTGCGCCTCCATTTGCCTCTCGTACGGCTCGGTCCACGAGTACAACGGCGACAGGTTCGTGAGCAAGGGCAACGCCTTCTTCTTCCACGGCGGCAGCGAGGGAATCTACTCTTCTTCTCCGACTTCTAGTCCCAACGACACCGCCGTTCCTTCTAACGGAGAGTCCTTTATCAA ATTTGAAAAGATTAAGTTCCGGAGACCCAAGGAATATGCAAACTCTAGTTCCGAGTTGATACAAGCCATTGTTTTTGAGGTAGAAGACAGAGAGACTATTGGGGGTTCAGCCTATGGTGGTCAAAAAGCAGTCTGCTGCACAGCTGATCTTGCTAAGCTGGGTGTCTGCAAGCGGGGTCGGATCATTCACCGACCTTCTTTGAAGAACATTGACTGGCCGCAAGTGTTTGGCGTGTCATTTGGAATAGATGATCAGGTTGTGGCTATGCCTGCAAAATTAATACCAATAACAGGAACTGGGATGTATAATTTGTATTTTATCCACTGCGATCCAAATCTCAAGGAGTTGACTATTGAGGGGAAAACAATTTGGAAAAACCCTACTGGGTATCTGCCTGGTCGAATGGCGCCTCTCATGATCTTCTACGGTTTCATGTCCTTTGCTTTTGTGATACTTGGAGTATTTTGGTTCTCTCAATATGCTAGATTCTGGAGAGAAGTTCTTCCACTGCAGAACTGCATAACCCTTGTAATAACCTTGGGCATGTTTGAGATGGCGTTGTGGTACTTCGACTATGCTGAATTCAATGAGACTGGAATCAGGCCCATTGGGATCACCGTGTGGGCAGTTACTTTTGGGACTATCAAACGTACAGTTGCACGTCTGATTATTCTGATGGTTGCAATGGGCTACGGCGTTGTTCGGCCTACTCTAGGTGGGATTACCTCCAAGGTCATTATGCTAGGACTGACCTTCTTTCTGGCATCTGAAGTCCTTGAGTTGGTGGAAAATGCTGGTGCAGTCAGTGATCTTTCAGGGAAAGCAAGACTATTTTTGGTTCTTCCAGTGGGTCTCCTGGATGCTTTTTTCATCTTGTGGATATTTTCTTCCCTCTCTGCAACTTTGAGTAAGCTTCAG GCTAGAAGGATGATGGTTAAACTGGACATATACAGGAAGTTTACGAATGCTCTGGCAGTTGCTGTGATCGTATCTGTTGGTTGGTTATGCTACGAG CTCTATTTCAAGTCAAAGGATGCCTACAACGAGTTGTGGCAGAATGCATGGGTCATTCCTGCCTTCTGGCAAGTCCTGTCATTCTCTCTTCTCTGTGTGATATGTGCTCTTTGGGCACCATCTCAGAGTTCAATGCG ATATGCTTACTCAGGAGAGGCAGGAGATGAATTCGACAAAGAAGAAACCAACTTGATACTTATTAAGCCATCGCCCATGCCATCGAAGGATGTCCATAGTGTGCAGGATGCTAGGGCCATGCACGGCGGCAATGGAGCAGCAGATGGGATGGAAGAGAAGACAGAGTGA
- the LOC115752818 gene encoding transmembrane protein 87A isoform X2 yields the protein MLFQFEKIKFRRPKEYANSSSELIQAIVFEVEDRETIGGSAYGGQKAVCCTADLAKLGVCKRGRIIHRPSLKNIDWPQVFGVSFGIDDQVVAMPAKLIPITGTGMYNLYFIHCDPNLKELTIEGKTIWKNPTGYLPGRMAPLMIFYGFMSFAFVILGVFWFSQYARFWREVLPLQNCITLVITLGMFEMALWYFDYAEFNETGIRPIGITVWAVTFGTIKRTVARLIILMVAMGYGVVRPTLGGITSKVIMLGLTFFLASEVLELVENAGAVSDLSGKARLFLVLPVGLLDAFFILWIFSSLSATLSKLQARRMMVKLDIYRKFTNALAVAVIVSVGWLCYELYFKSKDAYNELWQNAWVIPAFWQVLSFSLLCVICALWAPSQSSMRYAYSGEAGDEFDKEETNLILIKPSPMPSKDVHSVQDARAMHGGNGAADGMEEKTE from the exons ATGCTGTTTCA ATTTGAAAAGATTAAGTTCCGGAGACCCAAGGAATATGCAAACTCTAGTTCCGAGTTGATACAAGCCATTGTTTTTGAGGTAGAAGACAGAGAGACTATTGGGGGTTCAGCCTATGGTGGTCAAAAAGCAGTCTGCTGCACAGCTGATCTTGCTAAGCTGGGTGTCTGCAAGCGGGGTCGGATCATTCACCGACCTTCTTTGAAGAACATTGACTGGCCGCAAGTGTTTGGCGTGTCATTTGGAATAGATGATCAGGTTGTGGCTATGCCTGCAAAATTAATACCAATAACAGGAACTGGGATGTATAATTTGTATTTTATCCACTGCGATCCAAATCTCAAGGAGTTGACTATTGAGGGGAAAACAATTTGGAAAAACCCTACTGGGTATCTGCCTGGTCGAATGGCGCCTCTCATGATCTTCTACGGTTTCATGTCCTTTGCTTTTGTGATACTTGGAGTATTTTGGTTCTCTCAATATGCTAGATTCTGGAGAGAAGTTCTTCCACTGCAGAACTGCATAACCCTTGTAATAACCTTGGGCATGTTTGAGATGGCGTTGTGGTACTTCGACTATGCTGAATTCAATGAGACTGGAATCAGGCCCATTGGGATCACCGTGTGGGCAGTTACTTTTGGGACTATCAAACGTACAGTTGCACGTCTGATTATTCTGATGGTTGCAATGGGCTACGGCGTTGTTCGGCCTACTCTAGGTGGGATTACCTCCAAGGTCATTATGCTAGGACTGACCTTCTTTCTGGCATCTGAAGTCCTTGAGTTGGTGGAAAATGCTGGTGCAGTCAGTGATCTTTCAGGGAAAGCAAGACTATTTTTGGTTCTTCCAGTGGGTCTCCTGGATGCTTTTTTCATCTTGTGGATATTTTCTTCCCTCTCTGCAACTTTGAGTAAGCTTCAG GCTAGAAGGATGATGGTTAAACTGGACATATACAGGAAGTTTACGAATGCTCTGGCAGTTGCTGTGATCGTATCTGTTGGTTGGTTATGCTACGAG CTCTATTTCAAGTCAAAGGATGCCTACAACGAGTTGTGGCAGAATGCATGGGTCATTCCTGCCTTCTGGCAAGTCCTGTCATTCTCTCTTCTCTGTGTGATATGTGCTCTTTGGGCACCATCTCAGAGTTCAATGCG ATATGCTTACTCAGGAGAGGCAGGAGATGAATTCGACAAAGAAGAAACCAACTTGATACTTATTAAGCCATCGCCCATGCCATCGAAGGATGTCCATAGTGTGCAGGATGCTAGGGCCATGCACGGCGGCAATGGAGCAGCAGATGGGATGGAAGAGAAGACAGAGTGA